One window of Leptotrichia sp. oral taxon 498 genomic DNA carries:
- a CDS encoding helix-turn-helix domain-containing protein, producing the protein MTKTEFELVKLLTENKEEIVSRDRIVEKIWGWDASDNLLDSTIKKIRQKLGKEKIKTVRGIGYILKI; encoded by the coding sequence TTGACAAAAACAGAATTTGAGCTGGTTAAACTTTTGACTGAGAATAAAGAGGAAATTGTTTCACGGGATAGAATTGTTGAAAAAATATGGGGTTGGGATGCAAGCGACAATCTTCTTGACAGCACAATAAAAAAAATTAGGCAAAAATTGGGAAAAGAAAAAATTAAGACTGTGAGAGGAATTGGGTATATTTTAAAAATATGA
- a CDS encoding sensor histidine kinase, translating to MKKIRLKKIKDKIIFANTVSLVFILFIIILGMTIFLIHKAVEAETKEMDKLVLSAIEKLNNVPIDKLKQTYKNYDYADKQYISLAVEKNGNFIYLTDDENHSDFKKIEENKLETKWDRFVYKRIYTVNNTKYYAIRNFKFMEAHEILYVMLVMFVLITISIIIISKIVAEYVLNPLSNIIFQSKEINNHNIDAQLTKTRDDEIGELIDVLNETFKKKEEIIKSQKTFSSDVSHELKTPLAIMKAYLDILEWGKNDKDLLNEAIENLNLEVKNIERIINTLFLSSNLEKITIKKEIIDVKQLFEKIKKNYELLNIKRKILVKSDGNVNIFVDKNLISEVLRGLIDNSIKYSVGNIELIAKENKMAEVIVRNYGEGIPEEEKKKLFNRNFQGKNAKKGAGFGLSIIKDIILLNDGEIYLENRENGLDVRMIFKKIEFEK from the coding sequence ATGAAAAAAATAAGATTAAAAAAAATAAAAGACAAAATAATTTTTGCAAATACGGTAAGTCTAGTTTTTATCTTGTTTATAATTATCTTGGGAATGACCATATTTTTAATTCATAAAGCTGTTGAAGCTGAAACTAAAGAAATGGATAAACTTGTCTTATCTGCCATTGAAAAATTAAATAATGTTCCGATTGATAAGTTGAAACAGACTTACAAAAACTACGATTATGCCGATAAACAATACATTTCTCTTGCAGTTGAAAAAAATGGGAATTTCATTTATTTGACAGACGACGAAAATCATTCGGATTTTAAGAAAATTGAAGAGAATAAACTTGAAACAAAATGGGACAGATTTGTCTACAAAAGAATTTACACCGTGAATAATACAAAATATTATGCAATAAGAAATTTTAAATTTATGGAAGCACATGAAATCTTGTATGTTATGCTTGTAATGTTTGTTTTAATCACAATTTCGATTATTATAATTTCAAAAATTGTAGCAGAATATGTATTAAATCCGTTGTCAAATATAATTTTTCAAAGTAAGGAAATAAATAATCATAATATTGATGCACAATTGACCAAAACAAGAGATGACGAAATTGGAGAATTGATTGATGTGTTGAATGAAACTTTTAAGAAAAAAGAGGAGATTATAAAGAGTCAAAAGACTTTTTCTTCTGACGTGTCGCACGAATTAAAAACGCCACTTGCCATAATGAAAGCTTATTTAGATATATTAGAATGGGGAAAAAATGACAAAGATTTATTAAATGAAGCCATTGAAAATTTGAATCTTGAGGTAAAAAATATTGAAAGAATAATAAATACATTATTTTTAAGTTCTAATCTCGAAAAAATTACTATTAAAAAAGAAATTATTGATGTAAAACAACTTTTTGAAAAAATAAAAAAAAATTATGAACTTTTGAATATCAAAAGGAAAATTTTAGTAAAATCCGATGGCAATGTGAATATTTTTGTTGATAAAAACTTAATTTCAGAAGTTTTACGTGGATTGATTGACAATAGTATAAAATATTCTGTCGGAAATATTGAATTAATTGCTAAAGAAAATAAAATGGCTGAAGTTATCGTAAGAAATTATGGAGAAGGAATTCCTGAAGAAGAAAAGAAAAAACTGTTTAATCGTAATTTTCAAGGGAAAAACGCTAAAAAAGGAGCAGGATTTGGACTTTCAATTATAAAAGATATAATTTTGTTAAATGACGGCGAAATTTATTTAGAAAATAGAGAAAATGGACTTGATGTAAGAATGATATTTAAAAAAATTGAATTTGAAAAATAA
- a CDS encoding GNAT family N-acetyltransferase, whose amino-acid sequence MENYKIKVLDAKKDSDLLFKIVEHENEVFGEATVGNWNIKPFAKYGKVFVAMTDDEKEELISVIEVLSSFDKELAYIYGVSTVPKFEKKGYATKLLEYTIQYLKKIGIKKFELTVDIDNFAAQKIYKKLNFKIVENLENEYGDNVKRYLMRCIEKN is encoded by the coding sequence ATGGAAAACTATAAAATAAAAGTTTTAGATGCGAAAAAAGATTCAGATTTGCTGTTTAAAATAGTAGAACACGAAAATGAAGTATTTGGAGAAGCGACGGTTGGAAATTGGAATATAAAGCCATTTGCAAAATATGGAAAAGTTTTTGTTGCGATGACAGATGATGAAAAGGAAGAACTTATCTCAGTAATCGAAGTTCTTAGCAGTTTTGACAAAGAATTAGCTTACATCTACGGAGTTTCTACAGTTCCAAAATTTGAAAAAAAAGGCTACGCAACGAAACTTTTGGAATATACAATTCAATATTTAAAAAAAATAGGAATTAAAAAATTTGAACTAACCGTTGATATTGACAATTTTGCCGCACAAAAAATCTATAAAAAATTAAATTTTAAAATTGTGGAAAATTTGGAAAATGAATATGGAGACAATGTAAAAAGATATTTGATGAGATGTATTGAAAAAAATTAA
- the truA gene encoding tRNA pseudouridine(38-40) synthase TruA, whose translation MKKNIKIIYQYDGSKFSGFQRQKLQKTVQGEIEKIIKNTFSQEINMISSGRTDKGVHAYEQVSNFFIDKNIPIEPIKRQLNKSLKGEIKILAINEVSDTFNARFDAKSRTYLYIMKLEDKITPFESSYVTPITKSIEIKKFQKIMDEFIGIHNFSSFMKKDKAYRNPVREIFYIKCYSENDAIKIEICGNGFLKTMVRIMIGSALSIYFGKENIDYIKKRLENPDENCKKILSRSEGLYLYKVNY comes from the coding sequence ATGAAAAAAAACATAAAAATAATTTACCAATACGATGGAAGTAAATTTTCTGGTTTTCAAAGACAAAAATTACAAAAAACTGTGCAAGGAGAAATTGAAAAGATTATAAAAAATACTTTTTCTCAAGAAATAAATATGATTTCATCGGGGCGGACAGATAAAGGCGTTCACGCTTATGAGCAAGTATCGAATTTTTTTATTGACAAAAATATACCGATTGAGCCAATAAAAAGACAGCTTAATAAAAGTTTAAAAGGCGAGATAAAAATTTTAGCAATAAACGAGGTTTCTGATACATTTAATGCTCGATTTGATGCAAAAAGTCGTACTTATCTCTACATTATGAAACTAGAAGATAAAATTACACCGTTTGAGAGTTCTTATGTCACGCCGATTACAAAATCAATTGAAATAAAAAAGTTTCAAAAAATTATGGATGAATTTATTGGAATTCATAATTTCAGCAGTTTTATGAAAAAAGATAAGGCGTATAGAAATCCTGTGAGAGAAATTTTTTACATAAAATGTTACTCTGAAAATGATGCAATAAAAATTGAGATTTGTGGAAATGGATTTTTGAAAACAATGGTTAGAATAATGATTGGCTCAGCGCTTTCTATTTATTTTGGAAAAGAAAATATTGACTATATAAAAAAAAGACTTGAAAATCCAGATGAAAACTGTAAAAAAATATTGTCTCGTTCTGAAGGACTATATTTATATAAAGTTAATTATTAA
- a CDS encoding S66 peptidase family protein — MKNKLLFFFMNLLFSVCAFTVESNEVIIPKGLKPGDTIGLVAPANYKGDNAMYEVEYLRNRGFNIVFGRSFDSKWYGFGGNDAVRAKDINDMFANPRINAIFAIRGGYGAIRFIDKLNYDVIKKNPKIISGFSDITTLLLAINEKTGLVTFHGPMADNLKEIPSTTENSFNKAFMSNSSYNLLDFDNSYTIMKSGRGSGRITGGNLSLIVATLGTDYEINTDGKVLFLEEVNEDSYRVDRMLQQLRLAGKFKNLKGIIIGDFRNPKKADPTDMSIDEVFYDNFGKLNIPIIKGLKSGHVRPFITIPIGANVKIDTYKREAIIEKSTK; from the coding sequence GTGAAAAATAAATTGTTATTTTTTTTTATGAATTTATTATTTAGTGTATGTGCATTTACTGTTGAAAGTAATGAAGTCATTATTCCGAAAGGGTTAAAACCTGGTGATACAATAGGATTAGTTGCGCCTGCTAATTATAAAGGAGATAATGCAATGTATGAAGTTGAATATTTAAGAAATAGAGGCTTTAATATAGTTTTTGGAAGATCATTTGATTCAAAGTGGTATGGATTTGGAGGGAATGACGCTGTGAGAGCAAAAGATATAAATGATATGTTTGCAAATCCTAGAATTAATGCGATTTTTGCAATTAGAGGAGGATATGGAGCGATCAGATTTATTGATAAGTTAAATTATGATGTAATTAAAAAAAATCCTAAAATTATTTCTGGATTTAGTGACATCACAACTTTATTACTTGCAATTAATGAAAAAACAGGACTTGTAACTTTTCACGGACCGATGGCGGATAATTTAAAAGAAATTCCATCAACAACAGAAAATTCATTTAATAAAGCATTTATGAGCAATTCTTCGTATAATTTATTGGATTTTGACAACAGTTATACAATTATGAAAAGTGGGCGTGGCAGTGGAAGAATAACAGGTGGAAATTTGTCGTTAATTGTTGCGACTTTGGGAACCGACTACGAAATAAATACAGATGGCAAGGTTTTATTTTTGGAAGAAGTGAATGAAGATAGCTATCGTGTAGATAGAATGCTACAGCAGCTTAGGTTAGCTGGAAAATTTAAAAATCTAAAAGGGATAATAATAGGAGATTTTAGAAATCCTAAAAAGGCTGATCCAACTGATATGAGCATAGATGAAGTTTTTTACGACAATTTTGGAAAACTTAACATTCCAATAATCAAAGGGTTAAAATCAGGGCATGTAAGACCATTTATTACGATTCCTATTGGAGCAAATGTAAAAATTGACACATATAAAAGAGAAGCGATTATTGAAAAATCAACTAAATAA
- a CDS encoding DUF3298 domain-containing protein, with protein sequence MKKLTLLFMALLMFNLSFAKQKEKVDTTFTFTNFDAKSESGITPLKRTKILGKSRVEYFAFTGKKSDVVRQMNKSMEKFIQEFKSTKDKTYTVTSRVTGNNGYFVSVAFDAVEKNSKVGMLSKETDGISFNVKSGKPLLLKDLFFPGYEKELENLITGKFAELGLQKSDETRFKGVSKKTNFYLEDDALILVYNKNLGTNFADGQAFIPFLFKDLIGLLNIQQ encoded by the coding sequence ATGAAAAAACTAACATTGTTATTCATGGCATTGCTTATGTTTAACTTGTCATTTGCGAAACAAAAAGAAAAAGTGGATACAACTTTTACATTTACAAACTTTGATGCCAAATCAGAAAGTGGTATAACTCCGTTAAAAAGAACAAAAATTTTAGGAAAATCAAGAGTTGAATATTTTGCATTCACAGGTAAAAAATCAGATGTTGTCAGACAGATGAATAAATCAATGGAAAAATTTATTCAAGAATTTAAATCAACTAAAGACAAAACCTATACTGTTACTTCAAGAGTAACTGGAAATAATGGTTATTTTGTGAGTGTTGCTTTTGATGCAGTTGAAAAAAATTCAAAAGTCGGAATGTTGTCTAAAGAAACTGATGGTATTTCGTTCAATGTCAAAAGTGGTAAGCCATTATTGTTAAAAGATTTATTTTTTCCTGGTTATGAAAAAGAATTGGAAAATTTGATTACTGGTAAATTTGCAGAATTAGGATTGCAAAAATCAGATGAAACAAGATTTAAAGGAGTTTCTAAAAAAACAAATTTTTATCTAGAAGATGATGCTCTAATTTTAGTTTATAACAAAAATTTAGGAACTAATTTTGCCGATGGACAAGCATTTATTCCATTTTTATTTAAAGATCTAATAGGTCTTCTTAACATTCAGCAATAA
- a CDS encoding DUF3829 domain-containing protein, whose translation MKKIGLLILVMLSLVIMTKFVKVEKVQKNVKTKEQVLLETNKVKYNKHIRFYNRILSIDKGLLYYFEDAGMERTIDRSQSEDIELNIPIDQEFINKLKTLEESNDKKDDLDKKAIAMLPVLEKMLPISESMKNYYKNKQYLKDNFSLGENLHGQLLDNLEKYNSVAKAYKEAFEKKSKEVKNLMEKDYDKRKFFITYRQLVYIDSGEDFINEIRRQKLDASNFTIKGNDKDLKKIFDKIDKSLLKLEKSVKNGKQMKKEGFDLNDHNVFITKAKIFKDSANRFITRIKKKEKATYSSVSDGFYAQTEEGTPENVVATFNEVVKEHNRLLAKQLKNKK comes from the coding sequence ATGAAAAAAATAGGCTTACTTATACTTGTTATGCTTAGTTTAGTAATAATGACAAAATTTGTAAAAGTGGAAAAAGTCCAAAAAAATGTCAAAACGAAAGAACAAGTACTGCTTGAAACTAATAAAGTAAAATATAACAAACATATAAGATTTTATAATAGAATCTTGAGTATAGACAAAGGATTGCTATATTATTTTGAAGATGCAGGAATGGAACGAACAATTGACAGGTCGCAGTCAGAAGATATAGAGTTAAATATTCCAATAGATCAGGAGTTTATAAATAAATTAAAAACTTTAGAAGAAAGTAATGATAAAAAAGATGATTTGGATAAAAAAGCAATAGCTATGTTACCAGTATTAGAAAAGATGTTGCCTATAAGTGAAAGTATGAAAAATTATTATAAAAATAAACAATATCTAAAAGATAATTTTTCATTGGGAGAAAATTTACATGGACAATTATTAGATAACCTTGAAAAATACAATAGTGTTGCGAAAGCTTATAAAGAAGCCTTTGAGAAAAAATCAAAAGAAGTAAAAAATTTGATGGAAAAAGATTATGACAAAAGAAAATTTTTCATTACATATAGGCAGTTAGTTTATATAGATAGTGGAGAAGATTTTATAAATGAAATTCGTAGGCAAAAATTAGATGCAAGCAATTTTACAATTAAAGGAAATGATAAAGATTTAAAAAAAATATTTGATAAAATCGACAAGTCACTATTAAAGCTTGAAAAAAGTGTAAAAAATGGAAAACAGATGAAAAAAGAAGGGTTTGACTTAAACGACCATAATGTATTCATCACAAAAGCCAAGATTTTTAAAGATTCTGCAAATAGATTTATAACAAGGATTAAGAAAAAAGAAAAAGCAACTTACTCATCAGTAAGTGATGGATTTTATGCGCAAACAGAAGAAGGGACACCAGAAAACGTAGTAGCAACATTTAATGAAGTTGTAAAAGAGCATAACAGACTCTTGGCGAAACAGTTAAAAAATAAAAAATAA
- the prfA gene encoding peptide chain release factor 1, which translates to MFQKLDDVVLKHKELTDLLMSPEVTSDPKKIMEYNKALNSIDEVVQKYTYYKEQKEEMENLKEDLKTEKDHEMKEMMLEEIHLIEEKIPILEEELKVLLLPKDPNDDKNVIMEIRAGAGGDEAALFAYDIFRMFIRYAERNRWKTEIIDKSEIGVGGLKEVTFLIKGHGAYSRLKFESGVHRVQRVPATESSGRVHTSTITVAVLPEIDDVSEVEINPSDLKIDTYRSSGAGGQHVNTTDSAVRITHLPTGLVVTSQDGRSQIKNKEAAMKVLASKLYEMEYEKQRKEVENERRSQVGSGDRSEKIRTYNFPQGRVTDHRIKLTLHRLEAVLDGDLDEMIDALIAYDQAEMLKAVGDNE; encoded by the coding sequence ATGTTTCAAAAATTAGATGATGTTGTTTTAAAACATAAAGAACTTACGGATTTACTTATGAGTCCCGAAGTTACTAGTGATCCTAAAAAAATTATGGAATATAATAAGGCTTTGAACAGTATTGATGAAGTGGTTCAAAAATATACTTATTATAAAGAGCAAAAAGAAGAAATGGAAAATCTTAAAGAAGATTTGAAAACAGAAAAAGATCACGAGATGAAAGAAATGATGTTGGAAGAAATTCATTTGATTGAAGAAAAGATTCCTATATTAGAAGAGGAATTGAAAGTACTTTTATTACCTAAAGATCCTAATGATGACAAAAACGTTATTATGGAAATTAGAGCAGGTGCGGGTGGAGATGAAGCTGCACTTTTTGCTTATGATATATTTAGAATGTTTATAAGATATGCTGAGAGAAATCGTTGGAAAACAGAAATTATTGATAAAAGTGAAATTGGAGTTGGTGGACTAAAAGAAGTGACTTTTCTTATTAAGGGGCATGGAGCTTATTCGAGATTAAAATTTGAAAGTGGGGTTCACAGAGTTCAAAGAGTTCCTGCGACTGAGTCTTCTGGAAGGGTTCATACTTCAACAATTACAGTTGCAGTGCTTCCTGAAATTGATGATGTGAGCGAAGTTGAAATTAATCCAAGTGATTTAAAAATTGATACTTATAGATCGAGTGGAGCGGGTGGACAACATGTAAACACTACAGATTCAGCGGTTAGAATTACACATTTGCCGACAGGGCTTGTTGTTACTTCCCAAGATGGGCGTTCACAAATTAAAAATAAAGAAGCTGCGATGAAAGTGCTGGCTTCAAAACTTTATGAAATGGAATATGAAAAACAGAGAAAAGAAGTGGAAAATGAAAGAAGATCTCAGGTGGGAAGCGGTGATAGATCTGAAAAAATTAGAACTTATAATTTTCCACAAGGAAGAGTTACAGATCATAGAATTAAATTGACTTTGCATAGACTTGAAGCAGTTTTGGACGGAGATTTGGACGAAATGATTGATGCACTGATTGCTTATGACCAGGCTGAAATGCTTAAAGCTGTTGGTGATAATGAATAA
- the prmC gene encoding peptide chain release factor N(5)-glutamine methyltransferase translates to MNKLLDILNKSVEYLKKKRIKDARLKVESIFSEVLKMPRIMLYANFEKELSQFEINKIKEKLTDALKRNKDISSSIEVKDDDSLKSLLVKSVDFLKKNHVNEAKLKAEIIFSSVLEIERMMLFTKYNEKISKEKKDKLRKFISKVGKENFPIQYLLNEQEFYGRKFYVDKGVLIPRQDTEVLVQKAIEILKKNGKENKNSKKILDIGCGSGIIGITIALEIENSYVLGVDISEKALETSEKNKKMLNSKNIKFIKSDLFENVEFNSFDMIVSNPPYISLGEMGIMSDDTLHEPSEALFAENDGLYFYLEISSRAKDYLAENGFLLFEIGFRQGYKVKEIMEKFGFRNIEIIEDLNGNNRVIIGQKNS, encoded by the coding sequence ATGAATAAATTGCTTGATATATTAAATAAATCTGTTGAGTATTTGAAAAAAAAACGCATAAAAGATGCAAGATTAAAGGTCGAAAGTATTTTTTCAGAAGTATTGAAAATGCCAAGAATAATGCTTTATGCAAATTTTGAAAAGGAACTTTCGCAGTTTGAAATTAATAAAATAAAAGAAAAATTGACTGATGCATTAAAAAGAAATAAAGATATTTCGAGTTCAATTGAAGTTAAAGATGACGATAGTTTAAAAAGTTTACTTGTTAAAAGTGTTGATTTTTTAAAAAAAAATCATGTGAATGAAGCTAAGCTAAAAGCGGAAATTATATTTTCAAGCGTTTTGGAAATTGAGAGAATGATGCTTTTTACGAAGTATAATGAGAAAATATCTAAAGAAAAAAAAGATAAATTAAGAAAATTTATTTCAAAAGTTGGGAAAGAAAATTTTCCGATACAATATCTTTTAAATGAACAAGAATTTTATGGAAGAAAATTTTATGTGGATAAGGGTGTATTAATTCCACGTCAGGATACTGAAGTTTTGGTTCAAAAAGCCATTGAAATTTTAAAAAAAAATGGAAAAGAAAATAAAAATTCAAAAAAAATACTTGATATTGGCTGTGGAAGTGGTATAATAGGAATAACAATAGCGTTAGAAATCGAAAATAGTTATGTTTTAGGTGTAGATATATCGGAAAAAGCATTGGAAACATCTGAAAAAAATAAAAAAATGCTGAATTCAAAAAACATAAAATTTATAAAATCGGATTTGTTTGAAAATGTCGAATTCAATAGTTTTGACATGATTGTGTCAAATCCGCCGTATATTTCTTTAGGTGAAATGGGAATAATGTCTGATGACACTTTACACGAACCGAGCGAAGCACTTTTTGCAGAAAATGATGGATTATATTTTTATTTGGAAATTTCTAGTAGAGCTAAAGATTATTTGGCAGAAAATGGATTTTTACTTTTTGAAATTGGATTTAGGCAAGGCTATAAAGTGAAAGAAATTATGGAGAAATTTGGATTTAGAAATATTGAAATCATTGAAGACTTAAATGGAAACAATAGAGTTATAATTGGACAGAAAAATTCATAA
- a CDS encoding RNA-guided endonuclease InsQ/TnpB family protein — protein sequence MYLTLKQQVKHLSKKEFRNLKYLSHIAKNLTNEAIYNIRQYYFNKKKYLSYNENYKMLKNSENYKKLNSNMAQQILKEADGSFKSFFGLLKLAKNGQYDNKKIKLPKYLAKDSFTTLVIGFVRLKDGMLIVPYSNSFRKTHKEIAIKLPPVLKGKKIKEIRIMPKQHSRYFEIQYTYEVEEVQRELNKENGLGIDLGIDNLCTCVTNNGASFLIDGRKLKSINQYYNKTNAKLQSIKDKQKIKRTTLRQKRIARRRNNRIEDYLSKAARIIINYCLNNDIGKIVLGYNENFQRNSNIGSINNQNFVNIPYGKLRDKLIYLCKLYGIEFKLQEESYTSKASFFDGDEIPIYDKENQKEYIFSGKRIKRGLYQTSKGYQLNADCNGALNILRKSKVVDLSVLYNRGELNTPKRIRVV from the coding sequence ATGTATTTAACATTAAAACAACAGGTAAAACATCTTAGCAAAAAGGAGTTTAGGAATTTAAAATATTTATCTCATATAGCCAAGAACTTAACTAATGAAGCTATATATAATATTAGACAGTATTATTTTAACAAGAAAAAGTATTTAAGTTATAATGAAAACTATAAAATGCTTAAAAATAGTGAGAACTATAAGAAGTTAAATTCTAATATGGCTCAACAAATTCTAAAAGAAGCAGATGGAAGTTTTAAATCATTTTTTGGGCTTTTAAAACTTGCTAAGAATGGTCAATATGATAATAAAAAAATAAAATTACCTAAATATCTTGCTAAAGATAGTTTTACAACTCTTGTTATAGGTTTTGTTAGATTAAAAGATGGTATGCTGATAGTTCCTTATTCAAATTCATTTAGAAAGACACATAAGGAAATCGCAATAAAACTGCCACCAGTATTAAAAGGCAAGAAGATAAAAGAGATTAGAATAATGCCAAAACAACATTCTAGGTACTTTGAAATTCAATATACTTATGAGGTAGAAGAAGTTCAAAGGGAATTAAATAAAGAAAATGGACTAGGAATAGATTTAGGTATAGATAATCTTTGTACTTGTGTAACTAATAATGGAGCATCATTCCTAATAGATGGTAGAAAATTAAAATCTATTAATCAATACTATAACAAGACAAATGCAAAATTGCAAAGCATAAAAGATAAGCAAAAGATTAAGCGGACAACATTAAGGCAAAAGAGAATAGCTAGAAGGAGAAATAATCGCATAGAAGATTATCTTTCAAAAGCAGCAAGAATAATTATAAATTATTGTCTTAATAATGATATAGGAAAAATAGTTCTGGGATATAACGAGAATTTTCAAAGAAATTCAAATATAGGAAGCATAAATAATCAGAACTTTGTAAATATACCATATGGAAAATTAAGAGATAAATTAATATATCTATGTAAACTATATGGAATAGAATTTAAACTGCAAGAAGAAAGTTATACATCAAAAGCAAGTTTCTTTGATGGAGATGAAATTCCGATATATGATAAAGAAAATCAAAAAGAATATATATTCAGTGGAAAAAGAATAAAAAGAGGACTATATCAAACAAGTAAAGGCTATCAATTAAATGCAGACTGTAATGGAGCATTAAACATATTAAGAAAAAGTAAAGTTGTGGACTTAAGCGTCCTATACAATAGAGGTGAGCTGAACACACCTAAAAGAATAAGGGTAGTGTAA
- the queA gene encoding tRNA preQ1(34) S-adenosylmethionine ribosyltransferase-isomerase QueA codes for MGGSVKRYDLKTWEVLLKPAKKLKIGQKIVFSEGLLEAELIEIKEDGNRVLKFEFEGNFEEILDKLGEMPLPPYITEKLSDKNRYQTVYAKQGESVAAPTAGLHFTMELLEKIKKKGVILTEVFLDVGLGTFRPVQVEDVTEHKMHSEKYWIPEKTAKIVNEAKKNGNRIIAVGTTSVRTLESCVDENGKLLPKNGATNIFIYGDYKFKIVDAMITNFHLPKSTLVMLVSAFAGKDFVFSAYKEAIKEKYRFYSFGDSMFIY; via the coding sequence GTGGGAGGTTCAGTAAAAAGATATGATTTGAAAACTTGGGAAGTCTTGCTAAAACCTGCCAAAAAGTTGAAAATAGGACAGAAAATTGTGTTTAGCGAAGGACTACTGGAAGCTGAATTAATTGAGATTAAAGAAGACGGAAATAGAGTTTTGAAATTTGAATTTGAGGGAAATTTTGAAGAAATATTGGATAAATTGGGAGAGATGCCGTTACCACCTTATATAACTGAAAAACTTTCAGATAAAAATCGTTATCAGACAGTTTATGCAAAACAAGGAGAATCAGTTGCAGCACCAACTGCAGGGCTTCATTTTACAATGGAACTGCTTGAAAAAATAAAGAAAAAAGGAGTCATTTTGACAGAAGTATTTTTGGATGTTGGACTTGGGACTTTTAGACCTGTGCAAGTTGAAGATGTGACAGAGCATAAAATGCACAGTGAAAAATACTGGATTCCTGAAAAAACTGCAAAAATTGTAAACGAAGCTAAAAAAAATGGGAATAGAATTATCGCGGTTGGGACAACTTCGGTGAGAACATTGGAATCTTGTGTAGATGAAAATGGTAAACTTCTTCCAAAAAATGGAGCTACAAATATTTTTATCTATGGAGACTATAAATTTAAAATTGTCGACGCGATGATTACTAATTTTCATTTGCCAAAATCTACACTTGTTATGCTAGTTTCAGCATTTGCTGGAAAAGATTTTGTGTTTTCTGCATATAAGGAGGCGATTAAAGAAAAATACAGATTTTATAGTTTTGGAGATTCAATGTTTATATATTAA
- a CDS encoding TetR/AcrR family transcriptional regulator, whose translation MKRKKRIIIQQSAKLFYYKGYLNTELTDIFQECKIPNDYFYKFFSTKEEVLFEVIKYHTENLINFFNTIVNDLSISKFRDFFQKYFENIKNNRFHGGSPLGNLSLELSDINNQIREELVKSYQKIELRFSFFITTLKYSSLEKFSDIPPESLARILIAIFEGTILLLKTEKEENAINDFFIFFDQTFKIYEKKEKPEIKKTKVEIETKKLKDENNFSEEISISQNFSDNLKSIEETKKNKDNTEDFKEPDMEEIEKMENLGNVYGALNNYFKNTYKK comes from the coding sequence ATGAAAAGAAAAAAAAGAATTATAATTCAGCAAAGTGCTAAATTATTTTATTATAAAGGGTATTTGAATACCGAATTAACTGATATTTTTCAGGAATGTAAAATTCCAAATGACTATTTTTACAAATTTTTTTCAACAAAGGAAGAAGTTTTATTTGAAGTAATAAAATATCATACTGAAAATTTGATAAATTTTTTTAACACAATTGTAAATGATTTGTCAATTTCAAAATTTAGAGATTTTTTTCAAAAATATTTTGAAAATATAAAGAACAATAGATTTCATGGCGGAAGTCCACTTGGGAATTTGTCACTGGAATTGTCTGATATAAATAATCAAATTCGAGAAGAACTCGTTAAATCTTACCAAAAAATAGAATTGCGATTTTCTTTTTTTATAACAACTCTAAAGTATTCTTCTTTGGAAAAGTTTTCTGACATTCCTCCCGAAAGTTTAGCCAGAATTTTAATTGCGATTTTTGAGGGGACAATTCTTCTTTTAAAAACTGAAAAAGAAGAAAATGCAATAAATGATTTTTTTATTTTTTTTGATCAGACCTTTAAAATTTATGAAAAAAAAGAAAAGCCAGAAATCAAAAAAACGAAAGTTGAAATTGAAACAAAAAAATTAAAAGATGAGAATAATTTTTCAGAAGAAATTTCCATCTCTCAAAACTTTTCCGATAATTTAAAAAGTATCGAAGAAACAAAAAAAAACAAAGATAATACCGAAGATTTTAAAGAACCTGACATGGAAGAAATAGAAAAAATGGAAAATTTAGGAAATGTTTATGGCGCTTTGAATAACTATTTCAAAAATACTTATAAAAAATAA